A single window of Sphingobium sp. SCG-1 DNA harbors:
- a CDS encoding HutD family protein: MDLRILRAVDQPVAPWRNGRGLTRQVAVFPPGASLEDFKWRASIAEISKPGSFSAFLGIVRMLSVLDGQLLLATPPLPERLVGSGEPPIVFAGDDPAWGWPLLQPVYVFNLMLHRRWRADVRWHSGVAHNLAADVLLVAREPTQLTIGARSVDLAPHDVAHLRQGNNFSVDLSLLRVDLWEE; the protein is encoded by the coding sequence ATGGACCTGCGAATCCTGCGGGCTGTCGATCAGCCCGTCGCGCCTTGGAGGAACGGGCGAGGCCTAACCAGGCAAGTGGCCGTGTTCCCGCCGGGCGCATCTCTCGAGGACTTCAAATGGCGGGCGAGCATCGCCGAAATCTCGAAGCCCGGCTCTTTCTCTGCCTTTCTCGGCATCGTGCGCATGTTGAGTGTTCTTGATGGGCAATTGCTTCTCGCCACACCACCTTTGCCTGAGCGGCTTGTGGGAAGTGGTGAACCGCCGATCGTCTTTGCCGGTGATGATCCCGCGTGGGGCTGGCCGCTACTACAACCTGTCTACGTGTTCAATTTGATGCTGCACCGCAGGTGGAGGGCGGACGTCCGGTGGCATTCAGGCGTTGCTCATAACTTGGCGGCGGACGTTCTGCTTGTGGCGCGTGAACCGACGCAGTTGACCATCGGGGCCCGAAGCGTCGATCTTGCGCCTCATGATGTCGCCCATCTGCGACAAGGTAACAACTTTAGCGTCGATCTCTCACTCCTGCGAGTGGACTTGTGGGAGGAATAA
- a CDS encoding amidase, producing MRFCRVVPLLVALGFAASSPAMAKEDADALVEEVSAARLLDRLGAGEVTSEAIVRAYLDRIARIDRAGPELHSVLSINPDALTQARTLDAERRAGKIRGPLHGLPILVKDNIETKDKLPTTAGSLALRDNITGRDAPAIARLRAAGAVILGKTNLSEWANERDYNFISSWSGLGGLTKNPYVLNRSACGSSGGAGASLAASLAAVGIGTETDGSVTCPASMNGIVGLKPTIGLVSRTHVIPITRTQDTLGPMGRSVRDVALLFSAIIGSDPEDPVTKDADQYRRDYAAALSVDALRGVRIGVIRPGNMTRMVAERFDVALKRLQAAGADLVEVEMPKAEGMREAELKLFEYEFKTGINAYLATTPAPVRTRTLSDLIAFNKAHAERELGLFGQGVFESAEKLDSLESPAYFALRAKILALARDAGLDAMLRGYRVAALVAPSFPPPGIIDPVGGANGFGSYGTSNMPAIAGYPHLSVPMGLARGLPVGLSFIGPLFSDGDLLRYGFAFEATGPMREPPHYLSTVPVADLLRPYRP from the coding sequence ATGAGGTTTTGTCGCGTCGTTCCCTTGCTGGTTGCCCTGGGGTTTGCGGCTTCGTCGCCCGCCATGGCGAAAGAAGACGCAGATGCCCTTGTAGAGGAGGTTTCCGCTGCCCGTCTGCTCGACCGCCTCGGTGCCGGGGAGGTGACGAGTGAAGCGATCGTTCGTGCTTACCTCGATCGGATAGCGCGCATTGATCGTGCGGGTCCCGAATTGCATTCGGTGCTGTCAATCAATCCGGATGCACTGACGCAAGCAAGAACACTTGATGCGGAACGTAGGGCTGGCAAGATACGAGGGCCGCTGCACGGGCTTCCGATCCTTGTGAAGGACAATATCGAAACGAAGGATAAACTGCCAACGACAGCGGGCAGCTTAGCGCTAAGGGACAATATCACTGGTCGCGACGCGCCAGCCATTGCCCGACTACGTGCCGCAGGCGCCGTGATCCTGGGCAAGACTAACCTTAGCGAGTGGGCAAACGAGCGGGACTATAATTTCATATCCAGTTGGAGCGGTCTTGGGGGCCTTACCAAGAACCCATATGTGCTCAATCGCAGTGCCTGCGGTTCATCAGGCGGTGCAGGCGCATCGCTGGCCGCAAGCCTTGCTGCAGTCGGCATCGGTACAGAGACGGACGGTTCGGTCACCTGCCCAGCCTCGATGAACGGAATCGTCGGCCTCAAGCCTACGATCGGTCTTGTCAGCCGGACCCATGTCATCCCGATCACGCGAACGCAGGACACGCTCGGCCCGATGGGTCGTAGCGTTCGTGACGTGGCGCTGCTCTTTTCGGCGATCATCGGCAGCGACCCCGAGGATCCCGTCACCAAAGACGCCGACCAATACCGCCGCGATTATGCCGCCGCCTTGTCCGTCGACGCGCTGCGGGGCGTCCGGATCGGCGTGATACGCCCAGGGAATATGACGAGAATGGTGGCAGAGCGCTTCGATGTCGCACTCAAACGGCTGCAAGCCGCGGGCGCCGATCTCGTTGAGGTCGAGATGCCTAAGGCCGAGGGCATGCGCGAGGCTGAACTCAAGCTGTTCGAATATGAGTTCAAGACGGGTATAAACGCCTATCTTGCCACTACTCCAGCACCGGTGCGCACCCGCACGCTTTCCGATCTCATCGCCTTCAACAAGGCCCATGCAGAGCGTGAACTGGGATTATTCGGCCAAGGTGTTTTCGAGTCCGCCGAGAAGCTCGATAGCCTGGAGAGCCCTGCCTATTTCGCCTTGCGCGCGAAGATACTTGCGCTCGCCCGGGATGCAGGTTTGGACGCCATGTTAAGGGGCTATCGCGTTGCTGCCTTGGTCGCTCCCAGTTTCCCGCCTCCTGGCATCATCGATCCGGTAGGCGGGGCCAATGGCTTCGGCAGTTATGGCACCTCCAACATGCCTGCCATTGCCGGCTATCCGCATTTGAGCGTGCCTATGGGACTTGCCCGCGGCCTCCCGGTCGGCCTGTCCTTCATTGGTCCTTTGTTCTCCGACGGGGACCTGCTGCGCTATGGCTTCGCCTTCGAGGCGACTGGGCCCATGCGCGAACCGCCGCACTATCTCAGCACCGTTCCGGTCGCCGACTTGCTGAGACCGTATCGACCCTGA
- a CDS encoding MFS transporter has product MAEAEVAQRAMRKTSWRILPLLGLGYLIAYMDRVNISFAALQMNADLGFSATVYGLGGGLFFLSYALFEIPSNIFLTRFGARRWIARIMITWGLVATGMMFVQTPLQFYIMRFLLGMAEAGFLPGVLFYLSSWFPNRYRGRAISRFYVAAPVAGMLMGVFSGGLLSLDGAQGLHGWQWLFLVQGLPAVLIAFLVLRLLPDSPGVATWLSDEERSWIERELAREAEEIGEPARHNIFAALANPTVLRLGFFGMLTVGASIALTLSAPQLLHDETQFDPVLIGWIVSAANTLGAIAMLVCGAWSDRRGERWSIMLGSTAILVLAFLALSLSIGQMPLLVVATYMACKVFLSFVSSSSVMLWSDILHPRVRAVSVAAMNTMSQVGGFAMPFAWGVAKDATGDFRVGLIGLAVVTLVAWLIAYQARSRSRALEASR; this is encoded by the coding sequence ATGGCTGAGGCAGAAGTGGCGCAAAGGGCGATGCGGAAAACGTCTTGGAGGATACTGCCGCTTCTCGGACTCGGATACCTCATCGCCTATATGGACCGGGTGAACATCAGTTTCGCCGCGTTGCAGATGAACGCCGATCTTGGCTTCAGTGCTACGGTTTATGGGCTGGGCGGCGGTTTGTTCTTCCTGAGCTATGCCCTTTTCGAAATTCCATCAAACATATTCCTGACTCGGTTCGGCGCGCGCCGATGGATCGCACGCATCATGATCACTTGGGGGTTAGTGGCCACGGGCATGATGTTCGTGCAAACCCCACTTCAATTCTACATCATGCGCTTTCTGCTGGGCATGGCGGAGGCGGGGTTCCTTCCCGGTGTGTTGTTCTATTTGTCGAGCTGGTTTCCGAACCGATATCGCGGACGTGCGATCAGTCGTTTCTATGTCGCAGCCCCCGTGGCGGGTATGCTGATGGGCGTGTTCTCGGGCGGCTTGCTTTCGCTTGATGGCGCGCAAGGACTGCACGGTTGGCAGTGGCTGTTTCTGGTGCAAGGCCTGCCAGCGGTGTTGATCGCGTTTTTAGTCCTGCGTCTTCTGCCCGACTCGCCTGGTGTGGCCACTTGGCTCAGTGACGAAGAGCGATCCTGGATCGAGCGGGAGCTGGCACGCGAAGCGGAGGAAATCGGAGAACCGGCGCGGCACAACATCTTCGCCGCACTGGCCAACCCGACGGTATTGAGGCTCGGCTTCTTCGGGATGCTCACCGTCGGCGCCAGTATCGCCCTCACATTGTCCGCGCCGCAGCTTCTGCACGATGAGACCCAATTTGATCCTGTTTTGATCGGCTGGATCGTCAGTGCCGCCAATACTCTTGGCGCTATCGCTATGCTCGTGTGCGGTGCCTGGTCGGATCGGCGTGGCGAGCGCTGGTCCATCATGCTCGGAAGCACGGCGATCCTCGTGTTGGCGTTCCTCGCTCTGTCCTTATCGATCGGTCAGATGCCCTTGCTAGTTGTTGCGACTTATATGGCATGCAAGGTCTTTCTTTCTTTCGTGTCCAGTTCTTCCGTGATGCTCTGGTCGGATATCCTCCACCCGCGGGTACGCGCGGTCAGTGTCGCAGCGATGAACACAATGTCGCAGGTCGGCGGCTTCGCTATGCCATTCGCATGGGGCGTCGCCAAAGACGCGACCGGCGATTTCCGCGTCGGCTTGATCGGGTTGGCTGTCGTGACGCTTGTTGCTTGGCTGATCGCCTATCAGGCCAGATCCCGAAGTCGCGCACTTGAAGCATCACGTTAG
- a CDS encoding TonB-dependent receptor, with protein sequence MRNPNFGKGESQMHFRDLAAISVSVLAVMAVTTAHAQTTPLNVGAQPATPPGGPDKDGQQTAESDIVVTGMRQTLARAAEIKRTASQVVDSIVAEDIGKFPDATTAAALQRVPGVQAQVGSNNEIIGIRIRGLNDILSTLDGREIFSTTGRGFALQDLPATALARVDVVKTSTADLIEGGIAGITDLQLNKPFNFKKPTIVANVRGNYSSNVEKFNPQITVLVTDRWETGIGEIGALLNVSYAYFDYNRPISFVGERRSYAIAPFNQPGVMGPLNFGAVNDYGNYSRPQANAAIQWQATPELEINASGLFAGYRSDFQTTFQAAPFFAASGPFPAPTITNVVTDPGQCLTARVVRNGNASPNNAQIAAGLYDPVINPTGQFTVQQLCNLTSATFGNVRLNASTQSRRQSVDNYLGALGFKYQSGPATVVFDAAYQKSTSNLEAFIIDVGKPITVNFIGNVNGGGVVVSPNNPAGEPAGFSFRNGLNQQFDKSTGELWQARLDGTYEFDGALGFLNKLQVGLRFADRSALFESVLVTRAAPGGDFATPVAGNLPSGFMTLKPGVARANNGAPGYTPDPDYLRSEAGRNALRALFGLPLGQPGYTPDRRFQASERTYASYVQLGYEIEFGGPVKLDGLVGVRPTRTERSIAGAGLVSGVAVPVSATTEDTDILPNASARLQFGSGLQARLTYAKAIRRPEFNLLNPGLTYTLSTNPNVINGGSAGNPDLRPQISDSYDATLEYYFGPSFLSVAAFYRDIKDRVISQAGPEVISGQTYNISRPRNVGAAKLKGVEISGQTFFDFLPGALAGFGAFGNFTYIDSEVGGNDVLAGYPLLQVSKYNFNAGLLYDRKGLSGRLVYTYRSTYYDSDATALATIRAIEPSRVADRSYNPTTLAYVRPAGRLDFSIGYEMTENLRVDVGGSNILRSKYKSYYNLDYVNLDYRDDDSVYTIGLRARF encoded by the coding sequence ATGAGAAATCCAAATTTTGGAAAAGGGGAGAGTCAAATGCACTTCAGAGACCTTGCGGCCATTTCTGTATCAGTGCTCGCCGTGATGGCAGTAACGACAGCTCATGCTCAAACAACCCCGCTTAACGTCGGCGCGCAGCCTGCCACCCCCCCTGGTGGCCCGGACAAGGATGGGCAGCAAACTGCAGAATCTGACATCGTTGTTACGGGCATGCGCCAAACCCTTGCGCGTGCGGCCGAGATTAAGCGCACTGCGTCCCAGGTCGTCGACAGCATTGTGGCTGAAGATATCGGAAAGTTTCCTGACGCCACTACTGCTGCAGCATTGCAGCGCGTTCCTGGCGTCCAAGCTCAAGTGGGCTCGAACAATGAGATAATCGGCATTAGGATTCGAGGGCTGAACGATATCCTTAGCACCCTTGATGGCCGCGAAATATTCTCTACCACTGGCCGGGGCTTTGCTCTCCAGGATTTACCCGCCACGGCTCTGGCCCGCGTCGACGTCGTGAAAACCAGCACTGCAGATCTAATCGAGGGCGGGATCGCCGGGATCACCGATTTACAGTTGAACAAGCCGTTTAATTTCAAGAAGCCCACGATTGTTGCCAACGTGCGAGGCAATTATTCGTCCAATGTCGAGAAGTTCAATCCGCAGATCACGGTGCTTGTGACCGATCGCTGGGAAACCGGCATCGGTGAAATCGGCGCACTACTCAATGTCAGCTATGCCTATTTCGACTATAATCGCCCGATCAGCTTCGTGGGCGAACGGCGCAGCTATGCTATCGCGCCTTTCAACCAACCAGGCGTGATGGGACCGCTGAACTTCGGCGCGGTTAATGATTACGGCAACTATTCCAGGCCCCAAGCCAACGCCGCGATTCAGTGGCAGGCAACGCCGGAGCTCGAGATCAACGCGAGCGGCCTGTTCGCAGGGTATCGCTCGGACTTCCAGACGACGTTCCAGGCGGCGCCGTTCTTCGCCGCCAGTGGGCCCTTTCCCGCCCCCACCATCACAAACGTCGTGACAGACCCCGGCCAGTGCCTGACTGCACGCGTAGTCCGCAACGGTAATGCCAGCCCAAACAATGCGCAGATTGCTGCCGGGCTTTATGATCCGGTCATCAATCCCACGGGCCAGTTCACCGTCCAGCAGCTATGCAACCTCACCTCCGCCACGTTCGGCAATGTTCGCCTAAATGCCAGCACCCAATCCCGCAGGCAGAGCGTCGACAATTACTTAGGCGCGCTCGGATTTAAATATCAAAGCGGACCGGCTACCGTCGTTTTCGACGCGGCGTATCAGAAGTCCACGAGCAACCTTGAGGCTTTCATCATTGATGTGGGCAAGCCAATTACGGTTAATTTTATCGGCAATGTAAACGGCGGAGGTGTGGTGGTTTCTCCGAACAATCCCGCTGGCGAACCAGCCGGCTTCTCTTTTCGCAACGGCCTGAACCAGCAGTTCGACAAATCCACTGGTGAACTGTGGCAGGCGCGCCTGGACGGCACCTATGAGTTTGACGGCGCTTTAGGCTTCCTCAATAAGCTGCAGGTTGGCCTTCGTTTTGCTGACCGCTCAGCGCTGTTCGAATCAGTTCTGGTCACCAGGGCTGCGCCGGGCGGAGATTTTGCAACGCCTGTCGCTGGCAATCTGCCATCTGGCTTCATGACGCTCAAGCCCGGCGTTGCGCGCGCCAATAACGGTGCACCAGGATATACGCCCGATCCCGACTACCTTCGCTCGGAAGCAGGACGCAACGCCCTACGTGCGCTCTTCGGCCTGCCGCTCGGCCAGCCAGGGTACACGCCTGACCGACGCTTCCAAGCAAGCGAACGAACCTATGCGTCTTATGTGCAACTCGGTTATGAAATAGAGTTCGGAGGGCCGGTCAAACTCGACGGCCTCGTCGGCGTTCGCCCGACGCGGACGGAACGCAGCATTGCCGGCGCTGGGTTGGTGAGCGGTGTCGCCGTACCTGTTTCGGCTACGACCGAAGACACGGATATACTTCCAAACGCCAGTGCGAGGCTCCAGTTTGGAAGTGGGCTTCAGGCACGTCTTACTTACGCCAAGGCTATCCGCCGGCCGGAATTCAATCTGCTCAACCCGGGCCTGACCTATACCCTGTCGACTAATCCAAACGTCATCAATGGTGGATCCGCAGGCAATCCCGACCTGCGCCCACAAATATCCGATAGCTACGATGCCACATTGGAATATTATTTCGGTCCCAGCTTCTTGTCGGTTGCTGCTTTCTATCGTGACATCAAGGATCGAGTCATTTCGCAGGCCGGGCCAGAGGTGATCAGTGGTCAGACCTACAACATCAGCCGTCCACGCAACGTTGGTGCGGCGAAGCTAAAGGGCGTTGAGATCAGCGGCCAAACGTTCTTCGACTTTCTTCCAGGCGCGCTGGCGGGCTTCGGCGCCTTCGGCAATTTCACGTACATAGATTCCGAAGTAGGCGGAAACGATGTGCTCGCGGGATATCCGCTCCTTCAAGTATCGAAGTACAACTTCAACGCGGGTCTCCTTTACGACCGCAAGGGGTTGTCGGGCAGGTTAGTGTACACCTATCGCTCAACCTATTATGATTCGGACGCGACCGCCCTCGCCACAATCCGGGCAATTGAACCGAGCCGGGTGGCTGATAGATCCTACAACCCGACAACACTGGCCTATGTGCGTCCAGCCGGACGTCTGGACTTCAGCATTGGCTATGAAATGACCGAAAACCTTCGTGTTGATGTCGGCGGCAGCAATATTCTGCGCAGCAAATACAAGAGTTACTACAATCTCGATTATGTGAATCTTGACTATAGAGACGACGATTCCGTGTACACGATTGGCCTCCGCGCGAGATTTTAG
- a CDS encoding dipeptidase — protein sequence MERHIEGLSKDAYRKMIVIDGKGFLRQRGRYVGKGGVLTDTYLEDVRASGLTAISTTVGGSSAFEVTAAFMSRIDEAIASRPDALMKIETGADIDEAKQSRRLGVIYDTQGTHELDGKVERVAELARLGVRVFQLTYNRAALAGDGCVEGRNAGISDFGREVIEAIEAQHCLLDLSHAGRRTTTEAIAASKRPCAITHAGCNAVTPHPRNVDDAEIRALAEKGGIFGIYFMTYLRASGQSVRDDVIAHIEHAIDIAGEDHVTIGTDGDIDSLVLDKAFREYWRVEVCEPRVRAGIAAPNEGPDIFNYVPEYNVPDRLRLFGDDLIKRGHKLSRVEKILGGNLHRIYRDVFA from the coding sequence ATGGAACGGCACATCGAAGGTCTGAGCAAAGACGCCTATCGGAAGATGATCGTCATTGATGGTAAGGGTTTCCTACGCCAGCGTGGCAGATATGTCGGCAAAGGCGGCGTTTTGACCGACACATATCTGGAGGATGTGCGTGCGTCTGGACTGACTGCGATCAGCACGACCGTGGGCGGGTCCAGCGCGTTCGAAGTCACCGCTGCGTTCATGTCCCGAATAGACGAAGCGATTGCCTCCCGTCCCGACGCCCTGATGAAGATCGAGACGGGCGCCGATATCGATGAGGCGAAACAGAGCCGTCGGTTGGGTGTCATCTACGACACTCAAGGAACGCACGAACTCGACGGTAAAGTGGAGCGAGTCGCAGAACTGGCGAGGCTTGGCGTGCGTGTGTTTCAACTGACGTACAACAGGGCCGCACTTGCGGGCGATGGTTGTGTGGAGGGTAGGAACGCCGGAATTTCCGATTTTGGTCGGGAGGTCATTGAAGCGATCGAGGCGCAACATTGCCTTCTGGATCTCAGTCACGCCGGCCGTCGTACCACGACCGAGGCAATTGCCGCGTCCAAGCGCCCGTGTGCGATCACCCATGCGGGCTGCAATGCAGTGACCCCTCATCCCCGCAATGTTGACGATGCCGAGATAAGGGCGCTCGCTGAAAAGGGAGGCATCTTCGGGATTTATTTCATGACCTACCTTCGCGCTTCAGGGCAGTCAGTTCGGGACGACGTAATCGCGCATATCGAGCACGCGATCGACATTGCCGGAGAAGACCATGTCACCATCGGCACCGATGGCGATATCGACTCGCTGGTTCTGGATAAGGCCTTCCGCGAATACTGGCGTGTCGAGGTCTGCGAACCGCGGGTGCGCGCCGGCATCGCGGCGCCCAACGAGGGTCCCGACATCTTTAACTATGTCCCCGAATATAACGTACCGGATCGACTGCGACTGTTTGGGGACGATCTAATCAAGCGCGGTCACAAGCTTTCACGAGTCGAGAAGATCCTAGGCGGGAATCTGCACCGCATTTATCGCGACGTGTTCGCTTGA
- the hutC gene encoding histidine utilization repressor encodes MPVPLHEQIRADIEAKILSGELVPGDHIPIEHELTRIYGCARMTVNKAVSALATAGLVERRKRHGTVVAKPRVHSMVLDVPDLAQEVVARGHAYRWELVSRRVRQPQKSDPGEQELANAGRLLEVHGVHFSNGKPLALERRIISLATVPESANATFDQNPPGSWLLLNVPWTEAETRIAALEADMETAERLQSPAGMACLMIERRTWRGTDPVTRVQQIFDGSRYDLFARFGHDDFRTRTVR; translated from the coding sequence TTGCCCGTCCCTCTTCATGAGCAGATCCGCGCTGATATCGAAGCCAAGATTCTTTCCGGCGAGTTAGTCCCGGGCGATCATATTCCTATCGAGCACGAACTGACGCGCATCTATGGATGCGCCCGTATGACCGTGAACAAGGCGGTCTCGGCACTTGCAACGGCTGGCTTGGTGGAACGCCGCAAGCGACATGGAACGGTCGTCGCCAAGCCGCGCGTCCATTCGATGGTTCTCGATGTTCCCGACCTTGCCCAGGAGGTTGTGGCGCGCGGCCATGCTTATCGCTGGGAGCTCGTGTCTAGGCGCGTCCGCCAACCTCAAAAATCAGACCCGGGAGAGCAGGAACTGGCAAACGCAGGCAGGCTGCTGGAAGTGCATGGCGTCCATTTCTCAAATGGCAAGCCGCTGGCCCTTGAGCGACGGATAATCAGTCTCGCGACGGTACCTGAAAGTGCAAACGCGACCTTCGATCAGAACCCGCCGGGCAGTTGGCTCCTGCTAAACGTGCCCTGGACAGAGGCCGAGACACGCATAGCGGCTCTGGAGGCGGATATGGAAACCGCTGAACGCCTGCAAAGTCCGGCCGGAATGGCTTGTCTCATGATCGAGCGGCGCACGTGGCGCGGCACGGACCCGGTCACACGCGTGCAGCAAATCTTCGATGGATCGCGATACGATCTTTTTGCCAGGTTCGGTCATGATGATTTCCGCACGCGGACGGTGCGCTGA
- a CDS encoding ornithine cyclodeaminase family protein, with the protein MLKVVGRDEVRRLLRYKDCIRVVRSAMSDLSAGKTNQMLRRITPIRGRNVLSVMAGVMAPEIGFGAKVISVFPENAKLGRQSHQGVVILFDAATGEPVCTLHAGEITRIRTAAASAVATDALANVDASSLAVLGCGEQGLAHVEAISHVRTLRSVRVWARSHDAARRAASELSGSLNLPVEAAKSVQEAVRDAHIVCTTTAAVDPLLMGEWLNEGTHINLVGSSDGGSAEVDSTLVVRARIFADHREGVLQQGGEYLRAHAEGLVDENHILGEIGDVLNGSMKGRWSSREITAYKSLGHIVQDVASARYVYDRVQEVGGGSDVVF; encoded by the coding sequence ATGCTGAAGGTAGTCGGCCGGGACGAAGTACGCCGTCTGTTAAGGTACAAGGACTGCATCAGGGTTGTACGAAGCGCGATGAGCGATCTGTCTGCCGGCAAGACCAACCAGATGCTGCGCCGTATCACGCCTATCCGGGGTCGTAACGTCTTGAGCGTAATGGCGGGGGTCATGGCGCCGGAGATCGGGTTTGGTGCAAAGGTTATCAGTGTTTTCCCCGAAAATGCAAAGCTGGGCCGTCAATCGCATCAGGGAGTGGTGATCCTGTTCGATGCAGCGACGGGCGAGCCAGTCTGCACGCTGCACGCCGGAGAGATTACCCGTATCCGCACGGCGGCCGCATCGGCGGTGGCGACTGACGCATTAGCGAACGTCGACGCTTCATCCCTAGCCGTATTGGGTTGCGGGGAACAAGGGTTGGCGCATGTGGAGGCCATCTCGCATGTTCGTACGCTGCGATCGGTCAGGGTCTGGGCCCGGTCGCACGATGCGGCGCGCCGCGCGGCGAGCGAACTCTCGGGGAGCCTGAACCTTCCGGTCGAAGCGGCGAAGAGCGTTCAGGAAGCGGTCCGCGACGCCCACATCGTTTGCACGACCACCGCCGCCGTTGATCCATTGTTGATGGGTGAGTGGCTCAACGAGGGCACGCATATCAATCTCGTAGGATCCAGCGACGGCGGCTCAGCAGAGGTAGACAGCACACTGGTCGTCCGCGCCCGTATCTTCGCCGATCATCGCGAGGGCGTTCTGCAACAGGGTGGCGAATATCTGCGCGCGCATGCCGAAGGTCTGGTCGACGAGAACCATATCCTTGGCGAGATCGGTGACGTTCTGAACGGTTCGATGAAGGGCCGTTGGTCGAGCCGCGAGATCACGGCTTACAAGTCGCTAGGACATATCGTTCAGGACGTCGCCTCGGCCCGGTATGTCTATGACCGCGTCCAGGAAGTAGGAGGAGGGTCCGACGTCGTGTTCTGA
- a CDS encoding autotransporter outer membrane beta-barrel domain-containing protein produces the protein MEVAASLTHDTSSADTKRMLLNSAKTNAHYRLRSWTADVSVGHAFALGSGWNLRPEVGFTHISSRRGAARETGGGPLSLVVDARRTKASFISGAFTLQGKNDAVIRPRLSAGLRHQLAGEAGYASAALAGATTRLNVPGAERDRTLATVSAGATAIVSPGMKLFFGLNSEFGADSSGEGANVGFQMRF, from the coding sequence TTGGAGGTTGCAGCTTCGCTCACTCATGATACAAGCTCGGCCGATACGAAGCGCATGTTGCTGAATAGCGCGAAGACGAACGCGCATTATCGTCTTCGCAGTTGGACCGCTGACGTATCGGTCGGCCATGCCTTTGCGTTGGGCAGTGGCTGGAACCTGCGGCCCGAGGTCGGCTTTACCCACATCTCTTCGCGGCGGGGCGCTGCAAGGGAAACCGGAGGCGGTCCGCTATCGCTTGTGGTTGATGCACGCCGCACCAAGGCAAGCTTCATCAGCGGTGCCTTCACCTTGCAGGGCAAAAATGATGCCGTCATTCGTCCTCGGCTGTCCGCAGGGTTACGTCACCAATTGGCGGGCGAAGCAGGCTATGCCAGTGCAGCGTTGGCTGGGGCTACGACGCGTCTGAATGTCCCCGGCGCTGAACGCGACAGAACATTAGCTACCGTCAGTGCGGGCGCGACGGCCATAGTATCGCCGGGCATGAAGCTGTTTTTTGGGCTAAACAGCGAGTTTGGCGCTGACAGTAGTGGGGAGGGGGCTAACGTGGGATTCCAGATGCGCTTCTGA